CAGCGTGTGAAAGCACTTTTTATCCATAGCGCTGTTTTTCAGTGAGCCGGAGCAGGCAGTCAGCGGCAAAGGATCGATTTAACGCAGAATTATTTTGTCATTGAGAAATATTTTACAGATATTGCAGGGATTGATAACGCCCAGACGAAAAACCAAGGAGCCTGCTATGTCCTGCTGTTGTGAGATGAATCGTAGAGACTTTATGGCGCTGAGCGCCGTGGGTGCGGCCGGCGTCACCCTGGGGCTGCCGCCTGTCGCGCGCGGGGCGAGAACGAACGAGGCATGGAATCCGGACAAACCACTGGCGCGCGTGGGCAAAAGCCTGAAAATCCAACCAGTGCTGATGTACCAGATTGCGCAATACCGGAAAGAGTCCTCCTGGAAATCCTGGGGCGGCGTCCAGACCGCCGAGAGCGCACAAGAGGAGGTCAAACGCATCACTCGGGAGCTGACCGACCTGAAGGCCAATGCGGATTTCCCTCTGGAGGTCTTACCCGTCAAGACCGTGCAGACTGCGGCAGAGGCGGCCGCGCTTCACGATAAAAGCCATGACGTGCTCATCGTCTACCCGGCGACGGGAAGCGGCAAGACGCTGCAGGCCTGTTTCGGCGAACAAAAGAACACCATCCTGTTCGTGCGCCACAGAGCCGGCCCGGTCTATTACTGGTACGAAGCGCTCAGTGGGGAATATCTGCAGACCGATAAACCGGACGAGCGGCCGGGTAAATTGGTGCACAAGGACGACGTGGTGGTGGATGATTACTCGGAGGTGTTGTGGCGGCTGCGCGCATTCTACGGCGTTAGAAATCTGCTCGGCACACGCATCGTCGCTCTGGGCGGCGCCTGGGGCAAATACAGCGCCGAAGCGCCGCAGCTCAGCCGGGATCAATTCGGCCTGCAGATCATTGAGACCGGATACGACGATATGGAAAGACGCATCAGCGCTGCACTGGCGGACCGCCG
The sequence above is a segment of the bacterium genome. Coding sequences within it:
- a CDS encoding twin-arginine translocation signal domain-containing protein; this translates as MSCCCEMNRRDFMALSAVGAAGVTLGLPPVARGARTNEAWNPDKPLARVGKSLKIQPVLMYQIAQYRKESSWKSWGGVQTAESAQEEVKRITRELTDLKANADFPLEVLPVKTVQTAAEAAALHDKSHDVLIVYPATGSGKTLQACFGEQKNTILFVRHRAGPVYYWYEALSGEYLQTDKPDERPGKLVHKDDVVVDDYSEVLWRLRAFYGVRNLLGTRIVALGGAWGKYSAEAPQLSRDQFGLQIIETGYDDMERRISAALADRRLMREAEKWTDRYLALPNTILKTEKKFVVNAFMLYTVFKDLVRENNADAFTIKSCMGTIIPMSKTTACLTLGLLNDEGLPAFCESDFVVIPPALLLYHISGKPVFLHNSTFPHQGMVTCAHCIGPRR